A stretch of Longimicrobium terrae DNA encodes these proteins:
- a CDS encoding class I SAM-dependent methyltransferase, whose protein sequence is MRNYHKIDMASTKWLTTHFLAKSAFRIRSLASLPIQNGAKVLDLCCGPGLYIPYLLDLVGPAGHVTGVDRDPVSLDAAHQRLSVLPNKNWRLEQSSFEDFVPRISDYDVVIIFNSIGYFSNPYAVVEDIAQRLTSGAMIVIKDFDLESFFFQPRDCTMWADLINSAKKMNDDENPVCYDNFFGRKVHSLHRAYPFKTHVNETWTQYMHFPFNELEQEYIWRNIECLLNQAGSSCPSSAEIYFKKLFYPSEPKFFSNPDSMFVEVEYVTQLTV, encoded by the coding sequence ATGCGCAACTATCACAAAATTGACATGGCATCAACCAAGTGGTTGACGACCCATTTCCTTGCCAAGTCCGCTTTCCGGATTCGCAGCCTCGCCTCACTGCCAATCCAGAACGGTGCCAAAGTTCTCGACCTATGCTGCGGCCCCGGTCTTTACATCCCGTACCTGCTCGACTTGGTTGGGCCGGCAGGCCATGTAACCGGTGTAGATCGAGATCCTGTCTCTCTGGATGCTGCCCATCAGCGGCTTTCCGTATTACCAAACAAGAACTGGAGGCTAGAGCAATCATCGTTCGAGGACTTTGTTCCTCGTATCAGTGATTATGACGTCGTGATCATATTCAACAGCATCGGTTACTTCTCAAATCCATACGCCGTGGTCGAAGACATCGCTCAACGACTCACATCCGGCGCGATGATCGTGATAAAAGATTTCGATCTTGAGAGCTTTTTCTTCCAGCCACGAGATTGTACGATGTGGGCAGACCTAATCAATTCGGCAAAAAAAATGAACGACGATGAGAATCCAGTGTGTTATGATAATTTCTTTGGAAGAAAAGTCCACAGCCTCCATCGAGCGTACCCGTTCAAGACTCATGTGAATGAAACGTGGACACAATACATGCACTTCCCGTTTAACGAACTTGAACAGGAGTATATCTGGAGAAATATAGAGTGCCTGCTGAACCAGGCAGGCAGCAGTTGTCCCTCCAGTGCGGAAATATACTTCAAGAAGTTATTCTATCCGTCAGAACCGAAGTTTTTCAGCAACCCAGACTCAATGTTTGTCGAGGTGGAGTATGTCACGCAGTTGACGGTATGA
- a CDS encoding tyrosine-type recombinase/integrase produces the protein MTVSEATKGFLFHCRFEKNLSPSTLKAYEGDLKQFAGFLTDRSLVEDMGAVDKPLLRDFIQHLFASMLPKSVKRKVATVKSLFRYLEREEIVKINPFHNMDIRIREPRRLPRTIPLPTLKRLFKSLYHVKINDVSEGSERGRLLVRDIAVLELLFATAGRITEICSLKLDDVDLRTGRVRIAGKGGRERLIHVSDPEVLSALNAYRSTMQRSEPHGFFFLNRNGKCLSAHAVRMLLRKHAKAAGIALHLTPHMIRHSVATCLLEDGVDIRYIQHLLGHTSISTTQVYTHVSGKQHRRVLKSHHPRRRFRTTG, from the coding sequence ATGACTGTATCAGAGGCAACTAAAGGGTTCCTGTTCCACTGCCGTTTCGAGAAAAACTTGAGTCCGAGCACGCTAAAGGCATACGAAGGCGACTTGAAACAGTTTGCGGGGTTCTTGACGGACCGTAGCCTAGTAGAGGATATGGGGGCGGTTGACAAGCCGTTGCTGCGGGATTTCATCCAGCATCTTTTCGCATCGATGCTGCCGAAGAGCGTAAAACGGAAAGTTGCGACCGTGAAGTCGCTGTTCCGCTATTTGGAGCGCGAGGAGATTGTCAAGATCAACCCGTTCCACAACATGGATATCCGGATCCGTGAGCCCCGCCGCCTTCCACGAACGATCCCACTCCCGACCCTGAAGCGTCTTTTCAAGTCATTGTACCACGTCAAGATTAATGACGTCTCCGAAGGTTCAGAGCGCGGTCGTCTGCTAGTTCGGGACATCGCTGTGCTGGAACTCCTCTTCGCGACCGCCGGGCGCATCACTGAGATTTGTAGCCTCAAGCTGGATGACGTAGATCTTCGGACAGGGCGAGTTCGGATCGCGGGAAAAGGTGGACGGGAGAGGCTAATTCATGTCTCCGATCCCGAGGTACTCTCCGCGTTGAATGCGTATCGTTCCACAATGCAGAGGTCCGAGCCGCATGGTTTCTTTTTTCTCAACCGCAATGGGAAGTGCTTGTCTGCTCATGCGGTCCGAATGCTTCTGCGCAAGCATGCCAAGGCCGCTGGAATCGCTCTCCACCTCACACCTCACATGATCCGACATTCGGTCGCAACCTGCCTTCTGGAGGACGGGGTTGACATCCGGTACATCCAGCACCTGCTGGGCCACACCTCTATTTCTACAACACAGGTATACACGCATGTCTCCGGCAAGCAGCACCGACGAGTGCTCAAGTCCCATCACCCGCGGCGGCGATTCCGAACCACAGGGTAG